A stretch of DNA from Hirundo rustica isolate bHirRus1 chromosome 1, bHirRus1.pri.v3, whole genome shotgun sequence:
TAGGATCCTTACGGTGCACAACACGCTGGATGAAAAAATGCTGAAGGTGCATACTGTAACAGGTGGATACCATTTTATACATTCAGCAAATTAGCATAACTGACAAGAATCCTCAATTAGAGACATAGGTGATGAGGTAATTCCTCCCTGGTTCTACCCTTTTCTggcaccaccccccccccacacacactttCCTTTAGATAGGAACTAaactttgtttctgaaaaagcTTGGAAGCCATTTTGACCTGGGTTCCCAAAGACTCAGGCCTTGGAGCCACTGGGGAATGTATTTTATCTTCCTAATAGAGTAGGTAAAAAGCTAGCTGTGAACACAGTAATAGGCTACAGAGCTGCAAATACATACATAAAGAATATGGATATGTATGAaagtaaaaaggcaaaaataaatttggtcGGCATCAGCAAGTGCAGAGTAAACTTTTTTACTTTGAGCCATATCCTGAAAACAGCTAAAActtttgtttcagagaaaagaaattcttctttatTAAAAGATAGTGTTTGGCTCTGAGTAGTGGAACTCCTAATCAATAGTCCAGAGTTAAAAGAGAGCTCGCCTGAGGGTTTTTACAGCCATAAGAAAAACCACCAAAGTTATGCACAACCCTTGGCTGCAGCTTGAATGCAAACTACCTTTGTTGTCAGCTGTCTACATGTATATCTCGAAGTCAAGAGTTCACATTTATTTGTTGCAGTGTTGTGGAGGCCAGACATCTCGGGTAGCTCGTGGTTAGTGCAGTGAAGAGAACGTCTGCGTTGTTGAGCGATGCGCAGTTGCATTTCATGGGCTATTTTTAGTTCGGGACATAATGGTTTGTTTTGAACGTCAGAAGAGCGTTGTAGATGCACGTAGGATTTAAAAGTGTGGAATTAGCAGGGGAAATCAGTAGCTGTCTGTGCGGACAGACCAAGAAGGACATAACCATGGAATTTCCTTTTATGATCCAGTTGCTTGGTGCACCCTGTCAGGTATCTAATACAAAGCAAGGTAAAACATCTtgcccccttccctcccccccgccccaaaaTAACTGCTTTTTGCCTGCTTATTGGGTTGACTGTATAAGGGAGTTACTTTGCTTAATTttactccctttttttttaagggtgaATACCAGTTAGTGACTTCAGTCTTGCTTTTCAGGAGTATAAGAGAAAATAGTCTGTCTTTCAGCAAACTAACTGAGAAACAGTTAGAACTTTGCTATGACTCTGCTTAGCATTGTATTTCTGACCAGATAAGTTGTTTCTAAGTTATAAAATTAATACTGTAAATTTTAGAATATTGATATTCTTGCATTTACAGGTGAAGCttaagtttttcttctttcaggagGCACTTGCTATAGGTGCTTTCTGTAAAATTCAGAGTCAAGGATGGAAGGAGACTGGTTTGTGTAACACTTTGAGCATTATGAAGGATTATAGCAGTATGGATTACACTTTAGTTTTAGCTAATGCAAGCAGAGGTTATGAGACTTTTGGAAACAACATTAAAAAGGGTCTAACTTCTGATCCAAAAGCAATCTTGAGGGCTTTGTGTTTGCCTTTCAGTGAATGACTCAGCTTTTTGAGTTTGTGCTGTCATACATTTAGTTGGAACACTACATGTATCTTCCCAGATAGAGATGCAGTTAACTTAAAAGTCTCACTTCTATCCTGAATGTATTAGtgttataatatataataatctactgtgtttatttcttcatttgacAGCTTCAAGGGAAACTATGACGTTGGTATATGTCATATATATGACTGTGATATGtgaaaatttataaaaatatatcaatGTTTCTAAGGGTTGGTAGTTTAAAAGAAACAGTCTTCACATTTTTGGAGCTATTATGCCtttaattcatttaaaaaagagtATACTGGCATTTGCATATGTTGTATAGTAGTTCCACTGTGTAAGGGAATAGCATTGTAGAGCTTTTGAACCAAGTCAGTGTGCTCGCTCGCTCTCTCTCAATGGCAGCTAGTCTAACAAAGTGCTATTCAGTGcctaaaatgcatttttttcccctccaaaatgTTAGTTTAGCATGCTGTCTGATCGATTTAACCACTGTGCCATTTTAGCAGCACATAACCTTCTATGTCAACAGTGCCTCCCAAATTCCCAAATATGTAGTCATCATAATTTGTGGAAGATGCAGGTGGAGAATTGAATCAGAAATAGAAGCACTGTGTGTGTGGGTATCCTTTCATGAGCAATGAttgaatttgggttttttgataTAGCCTGCTATTGGCCTACAGTGCCAGTCCCTGAATCCTCAAACGCTTTATGTTTTAATAGCAAGTGAAGTGTGAAAGAAAATGGAGCAGGAGATACTGAAAAAAGTGTGTACTTGTATATGCTGATAACATGAAACTTGATGTCCTTCTCCTCATCTTTCACCCAAGGACTTGCAATGTGATTTAATAAGGCTAAATCTTGGATATGTTTCTGTCTCCTTAGAACCAACAGCCACCATGTCTAGCAAAAGGGCAAAGACAAAGACCACCAAGAAGCGCCCTCAGCGCGCCACTTCCAATGTATTTGCGATGTTTGATCAGTCGCAGATCCAGGAATTCAAGGAAGCCTTCAACATGATCGACCAGAACAGGGATGGCTTCATTGACAAAGAGGACTTGCACGACATGCTCGCCTCCCTTGGTAATGTCCCTGTGCTGTTCATGCTTGCCAAGCAAATTTGTGCTGCAAAAGTCAAAATACTGAGTCTGGGATATGAGAGATGCAGTTTGTGTTACACTCAGTTTGTATTAAGACTCAGTTTGACTTgactttttcagtttgaaagcTAAACCAGATATGAATCTCTTTATTTGTAGGAAAGAATCCGACGGATGAATACCTGGATGCCATGATGAATGAGGCTCCGGGCCCCATCAACTTCACGATGTTCCTCACCATGTTTGGTGAGAAGTTAAATGGCACCGACCCGGAGGATGTCATCAGGAATGCTTTTGCTTGCTTTGATGAAGAAGCAACAGGTATGTGGGTGAAACAACAGTGAACATGTATTACTTCGAATTACTTCTGTAATAATAAATACTTGTGTTCATAGAGGCAGTGATCAATTTTTTAactctgaaaattttaatttctgcaaactgaaaattatGCCTATATCACCATGTCCTAAATTTGCCTTTTTACTCTCTGTAGAAATTTCAAATTTCTGGCAGCTCGTTCTGTTGTTCAAGACAGGAGATAGTACAAAAGATGCTCATTGGAAATCAGGGTTTTAATTTATTCCTAACTTAAAATTCACCTTTGGGGCCGCTTTTGTGAAGGGAAACATTGTTTTCAAAGCTGTTGTACTTTTATGAAGAACTTGTTCTCTGCCAGCAACTTGTATCTACCTTCCCTCTGTTATGATGCACCGAAAGGAGAAGAGAATGAACGAAAGAAAATTCTTGTGTAACTCAGAGTGATGGTAGAAGCAATCACAAGTTATACAAGCCTACTTGTTTAATAAACCATGCCAAAAATTTCTTTGCAACCAGTCTGGTAAATCTGAGTTTTGCCACTGATTTAAGATCAATTTGAGATGTTGTAAACTTTTCCATGTTTCATGCACTTGTTGAATGGTAATAGTCAAGTtccaggactttttttttttttttttcaataggaATGCTCAAGGTAAACTGATTTcctttgtgatttttaaaatgctaagTTGTTAGAAGGTTCTTGGTACTGTTGGGAGTATAGCCCTGCTATTGGAAAGGATGTCCAATATGAACAGTGataaatttttatattctttggAACACCACAGGCAAAGCATGTAATTGTCTTTATTTGGAGTAGTGGGACCTTTCAAACTAAGATGCCTGATTCGGTTGAATCCTTGTAATTATTTGGCAGTTTTAGTAGTGGGCTCTAATGgcattattttcatttggcaGACAAAGACTGTAGGTATCTTTAAGTGAGGGAAAGAactcaaagaaagaaattaccACCCATGTATTGGCAGATAAATGTAAAACTCTTGTGTCCTCCTCCACTGTGCTCCAGGGTTCATCCAAGAAGACTACCTGCGGGAGCTGCTGACCACGATGGGGGACAGGTTCACGGATGAAGAGGTGGATGAGCTGTACAGAGAGGCCCCCATCGACAAAAAGGGCAATTTCAACTACATCGAATTCACGCGCATCCTGAAACATGGAGCAAAAGACAAGGACGACTGAGCAAATCCCTGATACCTGCAGATGATCTCTAcaattttctttatgtttaagTTTCTTCCTGATAGAACTTGTTGCATGCATTTAGCTCCAAAGCTTTTGTCTCTTTCAGTATATTTATCTATTCCAGGCCATTTAGGCACATTTGCACCTGTAATCAGACTGGAAGCCGGGAAAATATTGTGAGGGAAAGGCTACAGGACAAACATTCCCTGGAGTTGATAGTCCAGGAAAATAATCTCAATGTTTCTGGTTTAGCtggatttttacatttttgtaataaatgccattttgaaataaagattGCTGTATAGATAAAATACCTCAAAATCTTTTGTGAAGAATGACATTTCTATTACACATGTACAAATTGAGGTGTGGTCACTGTATTTTCCTTGCAGTTGCAAGTCAAGCTAGAAAACTCATTTTCGTAGTGTTTTGTCACAGGGTTCTGAAATGCTCCTAGCATGGTCTGCTGGCATCTTTCAAAATGCAGCTTCAGCAGTCTTTCATCTCGGGTTTTGGAAGCAGGATCTGACTACTGCATAAGTAGTTAACCAAAGAAATGGTTAAGGGAGACTTAAAATTGCCTCATGGCCAGCAGAGAAC
This window harbors:
- the LOC120758110 gene encoding myosin regulatory light chain 2, smooth muscle minor isoform isoform X1 — encoded protein: MHVGFKSVELAGEISSCLCGQTKKDITMEFPFMIQLLGAPCQVSNTKQEPTATMSSKRAKTKTTKKRPQRATSNVFAMFDQSQIQEFKEAFNMIDQNRDGFIDKEDLHDMLASLGKNPTDEYLDAMMNEAPGPINFTMFLTMFGEKLNGTDPEDVIRNAFACFDEEATGFIQEDYLRELLTTMGDRFTDEEVDELYREAPIDKKGNFNYIEFTRILKHGAKDKDD
- the LOC120758110 gene encoding myosin regulatory light chain 2, smooth muscle minor isoform isoform X2; the encoded protein is MVSPTASFLPGGAVAAALSGSVSAAAPRRCRLPPPEPTATMSSKRAKTKTTKKRPQRATSNVFAMFDQSQIQEFKEAFNMIDQNRDGFIDKEDLHDMLASLGKNPTDEYLDAMMNEAPGPINFTMFLTMFGEKLNGTDPEDVIRNAFACFDEEATGFIQEDYLRELLTTMGDRFTDEEVDELYREAPIDKKGNFNYIEFTRILKHGAKDKDD
- the LOC120758110 gene encoding myosin regulatory light chain 2, smooth muscle minor isoform isoform X3 translates to MSSKRAKTKTTKKRPQRATSNVFAMFDQSQIQEFKEAFNMIDQNRDGFIDKEDLHDMLASLGKNPTDEYLDAMMNEAPGPINFTMFLTMFGEKLNGTDPEDVIRNAFACFDEEATGFIQEDYLRELLTTMGDRFTDEEVDELYREAPIDKKGNFNYIEFTRILKHGAKDKDD